In the Flavobacterium acetivorans genome, one interval contains:
- the secA gene encoding preprotein translocase subunit SecA: MSFINSIIKAFVGDKSDKDVKALQPYLNKIKTFESNLITLSHDELRARTYFFKDQLKHARAGVDAKISALQQEVEGIEDIDKKEDIYNAIDALEKEAYDISEKTLLEILPEAFAVVKETARRFKDNSEIIVTATAKDREFSGTKSYVSLDGDNAIWKNKWNAAGKEITWDMIHYDVQLIGGMVLHMGKIAEMQTGEGKTLVATLPLYLNALTGNGVHLVTVNDYLAKRDSTWKAPLFEFHGMTVDCIDNHQPNSDERRKAYEADITYGTNNEFGFDYLRDNMAHSPNDLVQRKHNYAIVDEVDSVLIDDARTPLIISGPVPQGDRHEFNELKPKIENLVSLQRQLANGFLAEAKKLIKEGNTKEGGFLLLRTYRSLPKNKALIKFLSEEGIKQLLQKTENQYMQDNNREMHKIDEALYFVIEEKNNQVELTDNGIKFLSGDTDADFFVLPDIGTEIATIEKKKLDKDAEAEEKEKLFQDFAIKSERIHTLTQLLKAYSLFEKDVEYVIMDNKIMIVDEQTGRIMDGRRYSDGLHQAIEAKENVKIEAATQTFATVTLQNYFRMYNKLGGMTGTAVTEAGELWQIYKLDVVEIPTNKPMARQDKEDFIYKTTREKFNAVIEDVTALSQAGRPVLIGTTSVEISELLSRMLKMRGVNHNVLNAKMHKQEAQIVEEAGKAGVVTIATNMAGRGTDIKLSAEVKAAGGLAIVGTERHDSRRVDRQLRGRAGRQGDPGSSQFYVSLEDNLMRLFGSERVAKVMDRMGLEEGEVIQHSMMTKSIERAQKKVEENNFGVRKRLLEYDDVMNAQREVVYKRRRHALFGERLKLDIANMLYDTCELIVQDTKGTNDFKTFEFDLIRYFSITSPVTESDFNRLTEMELTAKVYKEALKYYNEKTERSAREAFPIIKNVYEDKNNQFERIVVPFTDGVKSLNVVTDLKKAYESEGKQLVADFEKNITLAIVDEAWKKHLRKMDELKQSVQLAVHEQKDPLLIYKFEAFNLFNGMLNGVNKEVISFLFKGDLPQQSAPEIQEAREEVRPKEKLQLSKDEIPNSEAANREAGETQQRQVTETIVRDMPKINRNDNVTIKQVATGKTETMKFKKAESLLASGEWVIVTE, translated from the coding sequence ATGAGTTTCATAAATAGCATTATTAAAGCCTTTGTTGGAGACAAATCTGACAAAGATGTCAAAGCCTTACAGCCTTACTTAAACAAAATCAAGACATTCGAAAGTAATTTAATTACATTGTCACATGATGAGCTAAGAGCACGTACCTATTTCTTTAAAGATCAGCTGAAACATGCCCGAGCAGGAGTTGATGCTAAGATTAGCGCACTGCAACAAGAAGTAGAAGGCATTGAAGATATTGACAAAAAAGAAGACATCTATAACGCCATTGATGCTTTAGAGAAAGAAGCCTACGATATCTCTGAGAAAACATTGTTAGAAATTCTGCCTGAAGCTTTTGCAGTAGTAAAAGAAACAGCCAGACGTTTCAAAGACAATTCTGAAATAATCGTAACAGCAACAGCTAAAGACCGAGAATTCTCTGGAACAAAAAGCTATGTTAGCCTTGACGGAGACAACGCAATTTGGAAAAACAAATGGAATGCTGCCGGAAAAGAAATCACTTGGGACATGATCCATTATGATGTCCAATTGATTGGTGGAATGGTACTGCATATGGGGAAAATTGCCGAAATGCAAACAGGAGAAGGAAAAACATTAGTAGCAACTTTACCGTTATACCTGAATGCCTTAACCGGAAACGGAGTGCATCTAGTAACGGTGAATGATTACTTGGCAAAACGTGACAGTACTTGGAAAGCCCCTTTATTTGAATTTCACGGTATGACTGTAGATTGTATTGACAATCACCAACCCAATTCTGACGAAAGAAGAAAAGCTTACGAAGCCGATATCACTTATGGAACCAATAATGAATTTGGTTTTGATTATTTGAGAGACAATATGGCGCATTCGCCAAATGATTTAGTACAAAGAAAACACAATTATGCCATTGTCGATGAGGTCGATTCTGTTTTAATTGATGACGCCAGAACACCTTTAATCATTTCTGGTCCGGTTCCTCAAGGAGATCGTCACGAGTTTAACGAACTAAAACCAAAGATTGAAAACCTAGTTAGTTTACAACGTCAATTGGCTAACGGATTTTTGGCTGAAGCCAAAAAATTAATCAAAGAAGGAAACACTAAAGAAGGTGGTTTCTTGCTTTTGAGAACATACAGAAGTTTACCAAAAAACAAAGCATTGATTAAGTTTTTGAGTGAGGAAGGCATCAAACAACTGCTTCAAAAAACAGAAAATCAATACATGCAAGACAACAATCGCGAAATGCATAAGATTGACGAAGCCTTGTATTTTGTAATCGAAGAAAAAAACAATCAGGTAGAATTGACTGATAACGGAATCAAATTCCTTTCTGGCGATACTGATGCTGACTTTTTCGTCCTTCCGGATATTGGTACTGAAATTGCCACAATCGAGAAGAAAAAACTGGACAAAGACGCCGAAGCGGAAGAGAAAGAAAAATTATTCCAGGATTTCGCCATCAAAAGCGAACGTATTCATACTTTAACTCAGCTTTTAAAAGCCTACAGCCTTTTTGAAAAAGACGTAGAATACGTAATCATGGATAATAAAATCATGATTGTAGACGAACAAACCGGTCGTATTATGGACGGTCGTCGTTATTCTGACGGATTGCACCAAGCGATTGAAGCCAAAGAAAACGTAAAAATTGAAGCGGCTACCCAAACTTTTGCTACGGTAACTTTACAGAATTATTTCAGAATGTACAACAAATTGGGTGGTATGACTGGAACTGCAGTTACTGAAGCTGGTGAGTTATGGCAAATATACAAATTGGACGTAGTAGAAATTCCTACTAATAAACCAATGGCCAGACAAGATAAAGAAGATTTCATCTACAAAACTACTCGTGAAAAATTCAACGCGGTTATCGAAGATGTAACAGCTTTATCACAAGCAGGAAGGCCGGTACTTATTGGTACAACTTCGGTAGAGATTTCAGAATTATTGAGCAGAATGCTAAAAATGCGTGGTGTAAACCACAACGTATTGAATGCAAAAATGCACAAACAAGAAGCGCAAATTGTTGAAGAAGCAGGAAAAGCCGGAGTGGTAACTATTGCAACCAATATGGCGGGTCGTGGAACGGATATTAAATTATCTGCCGAAGTGAAAGCAGCAGGCGGATTAGCAATTGTAGGTACAGAACGTCATGATTCGCGTCGTGTGGATCGTCAGTTGCGTGGTCGTGCCGGTCGTCAAGGAGACCCGGGAAGTTCTCAGTTCTACGTTTCTCTTGAAGACAACCTAATGCGTTTATTTGGTTCTGAAAGAGTAGCCAAGGTAATGGACAGAATGGGACTCGAAGAAGGAGAAGTAATCCAACATTCGATGATGACTAAATCTATCGAACGCGCTCAGAAAAAAGTAGAAGAAAACAACTTTGGTGTTCGTAAACGTTTATTGGAATATGATGATGTAATGAATGCGCAACGTGAAGTAGTATACAAACGTCGTCGTCATGCTTTGTTTGGAGAGCGTCTAAAACTGGATATTGCCAACATGTTGTATGACACCTGCGAACTAATCGTTCAAGATACTAAAGGAACAAATGATTTCAAAACTTTCGAATTTGATTTAATCCGTTATTTCTCTATCACTTCTCCGGTTACCGAAAGTGATTTCAACAGATTGACAGAAATGGAATTAACGGCGAAAGTATACAAAGAAGCTTTAAAATACTACAACGAAAAAACCGAACGTAGTGCCAGAGAAGCATTCCCAATTATCAAGAATGTTTATGAAGACAAAAACAACCAATTCGAGCGTATTGTAGTTCCATTTACCGATGGTGTAAAATCATTAAACGTGGTGACTGATTTGAAAAAAGCGTATGAATCTGAAGGAAAACAATTAGTTGCCGATTTCGAGAAAAACATCACTTTGGCTATTGTTGATGAAGCTTGGAAAAAACACTTACGCAAAATGGACGAATTGAAACAATCGGTTCAATTAGCGGTTCACGAACAAAAAGATCCATTGCTTATCTATAAATTCGAAGCTTTCAACTTATTTAACGGTATGTTGAATGGAGTAAACAAAGAGGTAATTTCTTTCTTATTCAAAGGAGATTTACCCCAACAAAGTGCTCCGGAAATTCAAGAAGCGAGAGAAGAAGTTCGTCCAAAAGAAAAATTGCAATTAAGTAAAGACGAAATTCCTAATAGCGAAGCTGCAAATCGTGAGGCTGGCGAAACACAACAACGACAAGTTACTGAAACTATTGTGAGAGACATGCCAAAAATCAACCGTAATGACAACGTAACCATCAAACAAGTGGCGACCGGAAAAACGGAAACGATGAAATTCAAAAAAGCAGAAAGTCTATTGGCTTCTGGAGAATGGGTTATCGTGACTGAATAA
- a CDS encoding DUF2795 domain-containing protein — MYWTLELASYLSDAPWPANKDELIDYAIRAGAPLEVVENLQSIEDEGEIYESMEEIWPDYPTDEDYLWNEDEY, encoded by the coding sequence ATGTATTGGACATTAGAATTAGCATCCTATCTTAGTGATGCACCGTGGCCTGCTAACAAAGACGAACTTATTGACTACGCTATACGTGCTGGAGCACCATTAGAAGTAGTAGAAAACCTTCAATCTATAGAGGACGAAGGCGAGATATATGAATCAATGGAAGAAATTTGGCCGGATTATCCAACTGACGAAGATTATCTTTGGAATGAGGATGAATATTAA
- a CDS encoding cob(I)yrinic acid a,c-diamide adenosyltransferase: protein MKVYTKTGDKGTTALFGGTRVPKDHARIESYGTVDELNSHIGLIRDQEMNTHYKEILIEIQDRLFTIGAILATPPEKEVMKNGELRLKKLGIVETDIELLEQEIDTMENELPPMTHFVLPGGHTTVSYCHIARCVCRRAERLAVHLSHNEPVAEIAIKYLNRLSDYLFVLARKLSHDLNAEEVQWIPRK, encoded by the coding sequence ATGAAAGTATATACCAAAACCGGGGACAAAGGAACGACAGCTCTTTTTGGAGGAACCAGAGTTCCAAAAGACCATGCCAGAATAGAAAGCTATGGCACTGTTGACGAACTGAACTCCCATATCGGATTGATACGAGACCAGGAAATGAATACGCATTACAAAGAAATCCTGATCGAAATCCAGGATCGTTTGTTTACCATAGGCGCCATTCTTGCCACTCCACCGGAAAAAGAAGTGATGAAAAACGGAGAACTTCGCTTAAAAAAATTAGGAATCGTAGAAACTGATATCGAATTATTAGAACAGGAAATCGACACCATGGAAAACGAACTCCCACCTATGACTCATTTTGTACTGCCTGGAGGCCATACCACTGTGTCATATTGTCATATAGCACGTTGTGTTTGCCGTCGTGCGGAGCGTTTAGCTGTTCATTTAAGTCATAATGAGCCCGTTGCCGAAATCGCAATCAAGTACCTAAACCGACTTTCTGACTATCTTTTTGTATTGGCACGGAAGTTGTCTCATGATTTGAACGCCGAAGAAGTTCAATGGATTCCAAGAAAGTAG
- a CDS encoding ABC transporter ATP-binding protein: MANPLIKITNIKRDFVLGNEIVYVLKGIDLEINKGEYVALMGPSGSGKSTLMNLLGCLDTPTSGTYILNGKDVSHMQDDELAEIRNKEIGFVFQTFNLLPRTTALDNVALPMIYAGYSKSERHARAKEVLTQVGLSDRMDHHSNQLSGGQRQRVAVARALVNSPSIILADEPTGNLDSKTSLEIMTLFDEIHANGNTVILVTHEEEIAEHAHRVIRLRDGLVESDITKEIFSKQ, translated from the coding sequence ATGGCAAATCCATTAATAAAAATAACCAACATCAAAAGAGATTTTGTTCTTGGAAATGAAATTGTCTATGTCTTAAAAGGCATTGATTTAGAGATTAACAAAGGGGAATATGTTGCTTTAATGGGGCCTTCAGGATCCGGAAAATCAACACTAATGAACCTTTTGGGCTGTTTAGATACCCCAACTTCAGGAACTTACATTTTGAACGGCAAAGATGTCAGTCACATGCAAGATGACGAACTGGCCGAAATACGAAATAAGGAGATTGGTTTTGTTTTTCAAACCTTCAACCTTTTGCCCCGAACAACAGCCCTTGACAATGTGGCGCTTCCAATGATTTATGCCGGATATTCTAAATCTGAAAGACATGCCAGAGCCAAAGAAGTCTTGACTCAAGTAGGCCTTTCTGACCGAATGGACCACCATTCTAACCAACTTTCAGGAGGACAACGCCAGCGTGTGGCCGTAGCTAGAGCACTCGTAAATAGCCCTTCGATCATTCTTGCCGATGAACCTACAGGAAATTTAGACAGTAAGACTTCCCTTGAAATCATGACCCTTTTTGATGAGATTCACGCCAATGGAAATACCGTTATTCTGGTTACCCACGAAGAGGAAATCGCAGAACATGCCCATCGCGTGATTCGTTTGCGAGATGGTCTTGTGGAGAGTGACATTACAAAAGAAATATTCAGTAAACAGTAG
- a CDS encoding carbonic anhydrase, translating to MDIKQIFENNRNWIAKKLQSDENYFDKLGQGQSPEFLYIGCSDSRVSAEDLMGLEPGEVFVHRNIANMVPNTDLNSMSVINYAVTSLKVNHIVVCGHYGCGGVLAAMQQADLGILNPWLRNIRDVYRIHRKELDAITDEGEKYKRLVELNVQEQCINVIKTAEVQKANSQRNLKVYGWVFDIHTGKLIDLEIDFDTILKDITEIYKIAD from the coding sequence ATGGATATCAAACAAATTTTTGAGAATAACCGAAATTGGATCGCTAAAAAGCTGCAAAGCGATGAAAATTATTTTGACAAATTAGGCCAGGGACAATCACCTGAATTTCTTTACATTGGCTGTTCTGACAGTCGAGTTTCTGCCGAAGACCTAATGGGATTGGAGCCGGGCGAAGTTTTTGTACATCGCAATATTGCTAATATGGTTCCTAATACTGATTTGAATTCCATGTCAGTCATCAATTATGCCGTAACGAGCCTAAAAGTAAATCACATTGTGGTTTGCGGCCATTATGGCTGTGGCGGTGTACTTGCAGCCATGCAACAGGCCGATTTAGGAATCTTGAATCCTTGGTTAAGAAACATTCGCGATGTGTATCGTATTCATCGCAAGGAACTGGATGCCATTACAGATGAAGGAGAAAAATACAAAAGACTCGTTGAGCTCAATGTTCAGGAACAATGCATCAACGTTATCAAAACAGCCGAAGTACAAAAAGCAAATAGCCAACGTAATTTAAAAGTTTACGGTTGGGTTTTTGACATACACACCGGGAAACTAATTGATTTGGAAATTGATTTTGATACAATATTGAAAGACATAACTGAAATTTATAAAATTGCAGACTAA
- a CDS encoding O-methyltransferase has product MLFQIKSYIQFLWYSKNEHAVHSPFVFHLLTKCFYDRKSKPEYAVLKKYRNSLLENNEAIEVSDFGAGSKVFKSNKRQVSKIAQTAGISPKRAELLFRITQYFQADTILEIGTSLGLATSALALGNPKAKITTLEGCAETSSIAKRQLQKFNFNKVESVITEFNSYFEKKNLSLNATTEHYELNTEHFSLIYFDGNHTKKATLDYFELLLPTITNDSVWIFDDIHWSEEMEEAWGIIKKHPKVTVTIDTFQWGLVFFRREQPKEHFIIRV; this is encoded by the coding sequence ATGTTATTTCAAATCAAATCCTACATCCAATTTCTTTGGTATTCCAAGAACGAACATGCCGTTCATTCGCCTTTTGTTTTCCATTTGCTTACCAAATGTTTTTATGACCGAAAATCAAAACCGGAATATGCTGTTTTAAAAAAATACCGAAATTCACTTTTAGAAAACAACGAAGCAATTGAAGTAAGCGATTTTGGTGCGGGTTCGAAAGTTTTTAAATCCAATAAAAGACAAGTTTCTAAAATTGCACAAACCGCCGGAATTAGCCCCAAAAGAGCGGAATTACTTTTTAGAATTACCCAATACTTCCAAGCTGACACGATTTTAGAAATCGGTACTTCTTTAGGATTGGCTACATCTGCCCTGGCTTTAGGAAATCCGAAGGCAAAAATTACAACATTGGAAGGATGTGCTGAAACGAGTTCAATTGCAAAAAGACAATTGCAAAAATTCAATTTCAATAAGGTAGAATCTGTTATAACTGAGTTTAATTCTTATTTCGAAAAAAAGAATTTATCGCTGAACGCTACTACTGAACACTATGAACTGAATACTGAACACTTTTCTTTAATCTACTTTGATGGCAATCATACTAAAAAAGCGACCTTAGATTATTTTGAACTTTTATTACCAACGATTACTAACGATTCGGTCTGGATCTTTGATGATATTCATTGGTCTGAGGAAATGGAAGAAGCTTGGGGAATTATAAAAAAACATCCAAAAGTAACAGTCACTATTGATACTTTTCAGTGGGGATTAGTTTTCTTTAGACGAGAACAACCCAAAGAACATTTCATCATTCGCGTATAG